A window of Brettanomyces nanus chromosome 2, complete sequence contains these coding sequences:
- a CDS encoding uncharacterized protein (BUSCO:EOG09341TKC), whose translation MEYLKITKVDHVTLHRRGRSFEGSLHLTTHHLIFTLTPAGDGSTTVSSGSSGFRELWCCYPMIERVEFRKGSALMYIKGDYDEEIVDRADRADRDRADRADRADRADKAESVHRTDISNSTLLQGANLKLYCRDYNFSSFDFADKGQCHDAFESILRLTCIDSIEKCYAFIYEPIEIEAPFDSWKNYDVVREFQRQGLHFEEGQNDSLGSYGWRMTDINSDYSLCDTYPARLCVPQTISDTILSHTVRFRSKNRFPALTYYYKKNGCTIVRCSQPLVGIKQNRSFQDEKLVYEVFRTNCKEDKRNLIVDARPLTSAMAQVAMGAGTENMDNYCGDKNRKVFLGLENIHTMRESIGKVKQVLKNSDVSSRKEENLEADYEKLDRSGWLEHISRLLRSTDLLIKWIHLQGVHIVIHCSDGWDRTPQVVSLVQICIDPYFRTLEGFVVLVEKDWCSFGHRFNERCGHLQKDTKFYNYTSDSNFQRIRQLNQAFKHQQSTKFESPIFQQFLDCLYQLMRQYPSKFEYNERFLRRLVYHLFSCQYGTFLQDCEKERIQELRLPQRTRSVWDYFRARKAQFLNPNYEKIEEVESPHESEETETILYPNFTDVIFWYELYGKRYEELNVEKAVIKKGTTTTTTASTATVTSVASASTPPVTQLEQLQIS comes from the coding sequence ATGGAGTACCTCAAAATTACAAAGGTGGACCATGTGACGTTACATCGTCGTGGTCGGTCATTTGAGGGCTCGCTTCATTTAACCACTCATCACCTAATCTTCACTCTTACTCCGGCCGGAGACGGGAGCACCACTGTAAGTAGTGGTAGCAGTGGATTTAGAGAGCTGTGGTGCTGTTATCCAATGATCGAAAGGGTTGAGTTTCGTAAAGGATCAGCTTTGATGTACATTAAAGGAGATTATGACGAGGAAATAGTTGATAGGGCTGATAGAGCTGATAGAGATAGAGCTGATAGGGCTGATAGAGCTGATAGGGCTGACAAAGCTGAAAGTGTTCACAGAACTGACATAAGCAACAGTACATTGCTTCAAGGGGCCAATCTCAAGCTCTATTGTAGGGACTACAATTTCTCAAGCTTTGACTTTGCTGACAAAGGCCAATGCCATGATGCATTTGAGAGTATTCTGCGACTCACATGCATTGATAGCATAGAGAAATGTTATGCATTTATTTATGAGCCTATTGAAATAGAGGCTCCTTTTGATAGTTGGAAGAACTATGACGTGGTTCGAGAGTTTCAAAGGCAGGGATTGCATTTTGAAGAGGGTCAGAATGATTCTCTGGGCAGTTATGGATGGCGGATGACTGATATCAACAGCGATTATAGTCTTTGTGATACATATCCAGCTCGTTTGTGCGTTCCACAGACAATCAGTGACACGATATTGAGTCATACGGTACGATTTCGGTCCAAAAATAGATTTCCTGCGTTAACTTATTACTACAAGAAAAATGGATGCACCATAGTAAGATGTTCGCAGCCTTTGGTTGGTATTAAGCAGAATAGGTCATTTCAAGATGAGAAGCTGGTCTACGAGGTGTTTCGAACGAATtgtaaagaagataagCGGAATTTGATAGTAGATGCGAGACCGTTGACCAGTGCCATGGCTCAGGTGGCAATGGGAGCAGGAACTGAAAACATGGATAATTATTGCGGGGACAAGAACCGGAAAGTGTTTCTAGGGCTGGAAAATATTCACACTATGCGTGAGAGCATCGGTAAGGTGAAGCAAGTGTTAAAGAATAGCGATGTTAGTagtagaaaagaagagaatctGGAGGCAGATTACGAAAAATTGGATAGGAGTGGATGGCTAGAGCATATTTCACGGCTATTAAGATCAACGGATCTATTGATCAAGTGGATACATTTGCAAGGAGTTCATATAGTGATTCATTGTTCAGATGGATGGGACAGAACTCCACAAGTTGTATCTTTGGTACAAATCTGTATTGATCCATATTTCCGGACTTTGGAAGGATTTGTGGTTCTTGTCGAGAAAGATTGGTGTTCGTTTGGTCATCGTTTCAACGAAAGATGTGgacatcttcaaaaagataCCAAATTTTATAATTACACTTCGGATTCGAATTTTCAGAGGATCCGGCAGCTCAATCAGGCATTTAAGCATCAACAGAGTACGAAATTTGAGAGTCCTATCTTCCAGCAATTCTTGGATTGTCTATACCAATTGATGCGGCAGTATCCGAGCAAATTTGAGTACAATGAGAGATTTCTACGAAGATTGGTCTATCATTTGTTTTCATGTCAATACGGTACATTTTTACAAGACTGTGAGAAGGAAAGGATTCAAGAGCTGCGATTACCACAGAGAACAAGGTCTGTTTGGGATTATTTCAGAGCCCGAAAGGCTCAGTTTCTGAATCCTAACTATgaaaaaatagaagaagtcGAAAGTCCGCACGAATCGGAGGAAACCGAAACTATCCTTTACCCAAATTTCACCGATGTGATATTCTGGTATGAATTGTATGGGAAAAGATACGAAGAACTGAATGTAGAAAAGGCAGTTATCAAAAAAggaaccaccaccactaCCACAGCGTCAACGGCTACAGTGACCTCGGTGGCCTCAGCGTCTACCCCACCAGTGACTCAACTAGAACAGCTGCAAATATCGTGA